The Flavobacterium sp. 102 genomic interval ATCTATAATTGGTGCTAAATCCTCAATGAGATTGTTACTAATATTTAAAACAATTATACTTTTTGTTTTTTTAAGGAATGATAAATTTCGAATCTTACAACTGCTTAAATTTAAATAAGCAATCTTTCTAAATTCTTCTAAAAAATTAAAATCTTCAATTATTAATTCGCTTAAATCTAAACCTGTAATTTCATTTTCAGCGTTAGTTTCAAAAGTGTAATACTTATTCCAAACATTAAAAGATTTTCTTTGTTTAATATCAAATAATTCAATGCCTAACTTATTCTGTAGCTTTAAAACACTTTCTGGCTTCATAAAAATCATATTTCCCCAAATATAATAATTTCCTACAACAACTGTTAAAATATCTATCGTGTGTTGATTCACCGTAGAGACGCGATTAATCGCGTCTCTACACACAAATGCATGACCAAAAGCCAATTAAATATCTATAATAAATGATCTGTGGAGACACAATCTGTGGAGACGCGATTTGTACGATTTGTAGAGACGCGATTAATCGCGTCTCTACATCCCTATTTTGCAGAACTATTGCTCTAAATAAGGACATTAATTGTCTTCACCAGGGATTTGGTTTTCCTATTTAGGGAATTGGTTTCCATGAATGCTGTAAAGACTCGATTAATCGCGTCTCTACAATCCAATTTAAGGGAATGCGTTTTCTTGGGAAGGAATATTGTTCTCTTTTTCAGTGAATTAATTCCCTTCGGATGGAAACCGGTTATAACATTTAGAGCAAAAAAAACCAGCTCGATGGAGCTGGTTTATTAAGATTATACATTTACTAAGCGGATCGTCGTCCTTGTCCTTTGAATCGCCTACCAATTTGCTGTACTAGTTCCTTAGCATTGGCATCGGTTTTAGCCGCTATTTTAAGAAAGCTATATACTTCATCTCCTTCTTTCATAGCATCAGAACCTAAAGCTAAAATGGTATCACTCAACCCTTCTGTCAGAGCTTGTGAAGCTACTAAAATGGGATAGAGTTTATTAATTAAGGTAACATCTTTCGCAAATTCATCTATCGGAAAGTCTCCGGGTAAACTGTTAGAAAATTGATTGGCTCCCGTGAGGTTGTCATTCACATAGTCAACACTTTTAGGACCCATTTTTCGGAATTTCTTTCTGTCTTCAGCAGAAAGGTTAATTAAAAAAGGTAAAGATACTATTGTGTCATTAATATTGGCTATAGCAGTACTCACTACGTTGTCTGCTACTTCGGCTGAGATTAAATTTTGTCTTGCCATTTTAAATAAATTTAAGAGTTAAACATTGGTAATTAGAGTGCACTTGATATGTAAAACGCAGGAATTTTACTTGTAGTATTTGGACTATGAATGTTTAACAAGAATTTAACAGCTTGATAATTAATAAATTAAATATTTTTTTCGTAGAGACGCGATTTATCGCGTCTCAATACAATCCGTCAATAATTAACATAAATTAAATGGCTATAACATAAACGCGTTTTATAGAAACGCGATTTATCGCGTCTCAATACAATCCGTCAATAATTAGCATAAATTAAATGGCTATAACATAAACGCGTTTTATAGAAACGCGATTTATCGCGTCTCAATACAATCCGTCAATAATTAGCATAAATTAAATGGCTATAACGTAAACGCGTTTTATAGAAACGCGATTTATTGCATCTCAATACAATCCCTCAATAATTTACATAAATTAAATGGCTATAACGTAAACGCGTTTTATAGAAACGCGATTTATCGCGTCTCAATACAATCCGTCAATAATTAGCATAAATTAAATGGCTATAACGTAAACGCGTTTTATAGAAACGCGATTTATCCCATCTCAATACAATCCCTCAATAATTAACATAAATTAAATGGCTATAACGTAAACGCGTTTTATCGCGTCTCAATACAATCCCTCAATAATTTACATAAATTAAATGGGCATTCCGTAGAGACGTCATTTACCGCGTCTCAATACAATACGTTTACAATTAACAATCTACAATCAAAGCAAATGAATGTGCCGTTGACGCGATTGACAGAGATGCGATTGACAGAGACGCGATTGTCAGAGACGCGATTGTCAGAGACGCGATTGTCAGAGACGCGATTGTCAGAGACGCGATTGACAGAGACGCGATAAATCGCGTCTCTACGGACGAATTTATAAATCACGATTCCATTTTTCAGGATTTGATTTAATATATTGTATCACTGCAAAATATTCATTTTTATTTCTAATAATTCTGTCATAATACCTTGATTGCCATGCAAATTCAGGATTTATTTTACGCAATTCGAATGTTGCTCTGCCTTTAAACCAACGAATAATTTTTGGAATACCATTTTTAAACATTGGATTATTATTTCCGGTAATTCCGCCTTTGTCAATTGATTCGGGTTGTAGAGACGCGATTAATCGCGTCTCTACGTCATCGTAACCGGTAAAAATTAATCGCGTCTCTACGTCATCGTAATCGGTAAAAATTAATCGCGTCTCTACGTCATCATCTGAAATTATTGCTTTTTGGATTTTTATAATGAAATGAATATGGTCCGGCATTATAATATACTCAACTATCCTAATATCTTGAAATTGAACTGCTATATTCGGTATTAATCTTTCTACAATCAATCCCATTTCAGATAATGTCACATTCTCTGCCTCTATCTTACCAAAATATTGCATTTTACCAGCTGTACAGATTGTAATAAAATAATCACCATTACTTGAATAATCATAGTTTGGTAACCTAGCTGATGGAATTCTATATTTATTATTGAATCTTTTCATTGTATCAAAAATAATAAAAATATTACAAATATGTATTTTGATATGGTGCAATTGTAGAGACGCGATTAATCGCGTCTCTACACATAAATATCGAATAAATAATTTTTTCTTAAATCCCATCCAAGTTTTCCCCAATAGTTTATTTTTGCCCCATGGGAAGAAAACAAACAAACAAAGTCATTTTTGAAAATATAACCGTTTTAGATGCCGGTGCCAAAGGCGTATCCATTGCTAAAGCGCCTGAAGGTCAAATCATTTTTATACCCAATGTCGTTCCCGGCGATGTGGTAGATGTGCAAACGCTTAAAAAACGCAAAGCCTATTTTGAAGGCAAAGCCATTAAATTTCACGAGTATTCTACTGACAGAGTTGAACCGGTTTGCCAGCACTTTGGTTCTTGCGGCGGTTGCAAATGGCAGAATATGAATTATGACAAACAATTGTTTTACAAAAACCAAGAAGTTTTCAATAACCTGAAACGCATTGGTAAAATTGAATTACCTGATTTTGAGCCGATATTAGGCTCGGAAAAGCAATTCTTCTATCGCAACAAAATGGAATTCGGGTTTTCTGACACGCGTTGGATGACCGATGCCGAGATTCAATCCGGAGTGGAATTTGACAACAAAAATGCTTTAGGTTTTCATATTCCACGCATGTGGGACAAAATTTTAGACATTGAGAAATGTCATTTACAAGAAGATCCATCGAATGCGATTCGCAATGAAATCAAGCGTTTTGCTACCGAAAATAATTTAGAGTTTTTCAACGCGCGTAGTCATGAAGGTTTGTTGCGTACGTTGATGATTCGCACTGCTTCAACCGGAGAAATTATGGTACTGATTCAATTTTACAAAGAAGACAAAACGCAGCGCGAATTGTTGATGAATCACATTCATGCCACGTTTCCACAAATTACGTCGCTACAATATGTGATTAACGGCAAAGCCAACGATACTTTGTATGACCAAGACATTAAACTGTTTAAAGGCAGAGATTATATTTTGGAAGAAATGGAAGGTTTGCACTTTAGTATCAATGCGAAATCGTTTTACCAAACCAATTCCGACCAAGCCTACGAATTATATAAAATCACCAGAGAATTTGCAGGTTTAACCGGTAATGAAGTGGTTTACGATTTATACACCGGAACCGGAACTATTGCGCAATTTGTTTCCAAACAAGCGAAGAAAGTAATTGGCGTTGAAGCCGTTCCCGAAGCTATTTTTGATGCCAAAGAAAACGCCAAGCGCAATAGCATTAACAATTGTGAGTTCTATGTTGGCGACATGAAAAACGTATTCAACGATGACTTCATCGCCCAACACGGCCAACCGGATGTGATTATTACCGATCCGCCAAGAGACGGCATGCACAAAGACGTCGTAGAACAAATTCTGAAAATCGCTCCGGATAAAGTGGTTTATGTTAGTTGTAATTCGGCTACACAAGCGCGCGACTTGGCTTTAATGGACGAAAAATACAAAGTAACACGTGTTCGTCCGGTAGATATGTTTCCGCAGACACATCACGTGGAAAATGTTGTACTTTTGGAAAGAAGATAAAAGAATTACGAATTAGTAATTACGAATTACGATTTGCTGCTATGAAAAAAATACTTGCCCTCTTATTACTTGCCATTTCATTCTCGGGTTGTGAGAAAGATGATATTTGTGTGGATGAAACCACGCCCAGATTAATTATCGAATTCTATGATGATGCCAATCCGGCTAATTTGAAGAATGTTACGAATCTTGAAGTCACTGAAGTAGGTCGAACGGATTCCTTAAAAATCTTTAGCGGTGTTAGTGTTATCGAATTGCCTTTAAAGAATACAGCCGACATGACCAAATACAGTTTGGTTTTAAACAGCACCAGTACAATTCCGGGTTTACCCAATGATGACTATCTTGAATTTAATTACACCCGTGAAAATGTATTTGTTTCCAGAGCTTGTGGTTACAAAACCATTTTTAAATTAAACAACAGTAATGGATTTATCCCAACAGATTCTGAAGCACTGGATTCACCTTGGATCCTAAACCATAGCATACAAACCTCTAACATTGAAACCGAAAATGACGTCCATATCAAAATTTACTTTTAGTATCGCCTTGGTATTGCTTTCATTGACGAGCAATGCACAAGAGAAGGTCACCGCCAAAAAAGACAGTATTCCACCAAAAATGGAGCGTTATGGTTTGCGACTAGGCGTAGATTTATTCAAACTTACCCGTTCGTTTTACGAAAAAGACTATCGTGGTTTAGAAATCGTTGGTGATTATCGTTTGACGCGCAAGCATTATCTGGCTGCAGAAATTGGAAACGAAGACAAAACGGTTGATGACACCCAAGTAAATTTTACCACCAAAGGAACTTATATCAAAGTAGGTTTTGATTACAACAGTTATCAAAATTGGCTCGATATGGAAAATATTATTTCCGTTGGATTGCGTTATGGCGTGAGCAGTTTTAGCCAAACCTTAAACAGTTATGAAATTTACGATCCCAATAACCAATATTTTGGAGAACCACCAACGGTTTTTCCAAATGAAGAATTCAAAGGATTATCTGCACAATGGATTGAAGTTGTCGCCGGACTGAAAGTTGAAGTAGTCAATAATATATTCGTGGGTTTCAGTTTTAGATTGAACCGAATGGTGACTCAAAAACAACCGAGTAACTTTGAAAATCTATACATTCCGGGTTTTAACCGAACGTATAACGGAGATTTTGGCGTAGGATTTAACTATACGGTTTCTTATTTTATACCGTTGTACAAATCAACAGTCAAGGCAAAAGCCAAAGCAGAAGAAAAAGCGAAAGCTACTGATAAAAAGAAATAATTAGAACTGCTTTATTCCTTTTATAAATAACCATTTCATAAAAATCTTTTCGCCGTCTCTGGTCTTAACGGCTTGGAATTTGGGTGCCAAAATAGTACCTACTACAAAGGAAGTAATTGGTAGCCAAAAACCCGTTAAACCTGAATAAAGTCCGAGTAAAATACGAACTATTATAAAAATTGCTGCGAAACCGATAAGATTCCACAATAGTGCTTTTGTTTTGCTGGTCATGTTGTTTGTTTTGTGTGCCAAAGATACTGAATTATTCAAATGGCCAAATCCATTAAAATTAGTATTTTTATAGAAACTTAATTTACAAACGGATTTATTACTTAATTATTGGGAACTATGAAAACATTAAACCAGCTCATGCAAGACATCATTCGCTTAACAACTGAAATAGAAACCAAATATCCTGAATTGTATAAATACCTTAGCGAAACACCTTTGTCGTTGTGTGAAACAACTTCAGAAAGGGTTCATACTACTGAACTCGAACAGTATCTCGAAACTTTAAAGTCTCAATTACAACACCATATAGAAACGCACAATACTAAAAGATAACAGCATTAAAAACCATATTGATTTTAAAAGACTACTTTTAATCAACAAAAACCAACAATAGACCATATCAAAATGGAAAATACCAAATTCAATATAGCCGTATTAATTGACGGCGACAACGCGCAACCCAAATTAATCAAAGAAATACTCGAAGAAGTTTCTAAATATGGTAAAGCCACCATTCGCAGAATTTATGGCGATTGGACACAATCACAAATGAATGGTTGGAAAGAAATCATCAACCAGTATTCTATAAGTCCGGTACAGAAATTTGCCTACACCACGGGAAAAAACTCAACCGACAGTTCGATGATTATTGATGCGATGGATATTTTACACGGAAAAAATATTGATGGATTCTGTATTGTTTCAAGCGATAGTGATTATACCGGTTTGGCCAAAAGAATTCGCGAAGAAGGCCTTTTCGTCATGGGTATTGGGCAAAAGAAAACGCCAAGTGCTTTCGTCCAGTCTTGTGAAATCTTTACGTTCAGCGAGAATTTGGCACCACCAATTGAAAAGCAACCGAAAGCCAAAGCCAAAACAAACACCAAAGAAGCTTCTCCAAAAGAAACAATTCCTCAAAGCAAAGTCAATTTATCTATCATTGACAAAGCATTTGAAATTTCAACTAATGAAGAAGATGAAGCTTACATTTCGCATGTTGGAACCAATTTAAGAAAAATTGACCCAAGCTTTGACTCCAGAACTTATGGTTTTAGAAACCTCACCAAACTTTTTGAAAGTATCGAAAAATACCAAGTAGTCAAAAATGAAGTCAACGGTTTAAATCATCCTTTAGTAAGATTGAAATAAAAGCACGTTGTCGTTCGTCGGTTTAATTTTACTTTTCCTACAATAAAAACCTAATAATCAGGTATTAGTCGGTATGTTTTTGTTAATTAACATTTCTTTTCAAACGGATTTGTTATTTTTGTGGTACCCAAATTTACACAAACTTAAACTTCCCCTATCATGAACAATGTCTATAATTACAGTATCGACCTAAAGAATGAGAAAAAGATTGAAAAAACTGTAGTCCTGAAGCAACTTTCTCAAAACAGCAAAGAAATTAACACCCTAGAATTTCCTAGTGATGATATTGACGCAATCATTGACGCGCTTCATCAAACAAAAAAAGCTTTTGTAGGTCTTAACGGATATCACAAAGAAGACGAAAGCATCAATCCCATCATATTAGATACTTTAGTAGAATTATTTTTCTCCGGAATTTCTATTCGTGATTTATCATCGCAATATAACTTATCGGAATTACTGATAAAAACCAACTTGGAAAAAAAAGGCATCGTCATTTTTGATGAATTTTAATGCTACATAACCAACGATACAACTAATAAAAAACACTCAAGCTTTGGGTGTTTTTGTTTTTTAAGGAAACTTTAAAAATCTGTATGTTTTTTATTTAAAAAATAGATTATTTTTGGAATTCAAAAAAACAAAAGAGTTTGTATATGAAGAAATTATTAGCTGTATTTATTTTTTGTTATGCTTCTTTTTATGCTAATGCCCAAAAGGGATATGAAATTACAATCGATTTAAAAAATTGTAATGACACGCTGGCTTATCTTACTTTCTATAGATTCGATAAAACTTTAATCAAAGATACTTGTACCACTATTAAAAACGGACGAATCGTTTTTAAAGGCAAAGACAAATTAGACAAAGGAATTTATTCATTGGTAAGCCAACAAAAAACCATACTCTTCGACTTCTTTATTGATGATGAGACACAAAAACTGGAACTCAAAAGTGAAATGGGTGCCAATTTAAATAAAGACTTAACAGCCGTTAATTCAGCTAGAGAAAATGATTTTTTTAAATACCTGAAATTCTTAGGCGACCAAAACAGAACCTTTTTCGAGTACAAACAAAAAACTGTTTTAGCGACTAAAAATGATTCTTTGGCTTTAACCAAAAAACAAAAAGCATTGGAACAAAGTATTGTTGACTACGAAGAAAATTTCATTGCCCAACACAAAGGAAGTTACATCGCCGATGTAATTAACTTGAAGACGGAAAAAGAGTTGAAAAATGTACCCAATGCCTCAAACAGCAGACCGGATAGCATCGCTGTTTACAAATACTACAAAGAGAACTTTTGGCGAAACGTAGATTTCAAAGACGATGCCATGATGCGCAACCCGTTTTTATTCAGCAAATTGAAAACCTATTTTGACAAGGTAATAATAACGCATCCGGATTCGGTTAGCGTTGAAATTGATCGCATGCTTTTAAAAACAAAACCCGAAAGTTTGATGTACAAATTACTTTTGGCGCACTTCACTTATACCTATGAAACTTCAAAAATAATGGGATTTGACAAAGTGTTTGTCCATATTTCAGACAAGTATTTCAAAACAGGTAATGCCAACGGCATTTACGATGATGCCGATGTTGTGCAAAGAATCATCAAACGCGCTGATAAACTGAAACCATTACTCGTTGGCGCCAAAGCTCCTGATTTGTCAATGATTCGAGCCGAAGATTTTCCGAAGTTTAAAGCAATGGGGTTTGAAGATGCCAAAAACAGTGACGAAATGACCAAAGTCTTCTATAAAAACGTCAACGAAGTCAATAAAATGTTTGTCAAGCTAAGCGAGGTCAAAGCCGAATACACGATACTCGTTTTTTGGGATGTAGATTGTGGACATTGCCAAAAAGAAATTCCGGTGTTGGTTAAAGCTTACGAAGAATTGCTTCAAGAGAAGAAAGATGTCAAAGTGTATAGTGTTTATACGCTACATGAAGGTGAAAAATACTTAAAATACATAGCCGATAACAAGCTGCCGTTTATAAATTTGTACGACGGCGCCCATTATAACAATGCCATCGAAAAATATGACGTCTACTCTACTCCGGTGATTTATGTTTTGGATAAAAACAAAGTGATTAAAGCCAAAAGAATCGATGCCGCGAATGTAAAAACCATTATTAAAGCAATTGAAACCGACCCGAGACTATAGGGCAAACCAAGCATAACTGAAACAAAAACCTGAAAGCATGAAAAAAGAACCGGAACTTTCCACTTTAACTACCGAGGAGCTTGAAAAAAGAGCCAAAACAACCAAAATGGCTACAAATTTTTTATTGGGTGTTTTAATAGTTCAATTTGCCGCTGGTGCCTATCTGACTATCAAGCAAGGTTTTAATGTTTTTGTTATTATTCCCATTGCTTTTCTTCCCTTGGTAATTTTAAACTTTACCAATCTGAAAAAAATAAAAGAAGAAATTGCCAAAAGAAACGGTTAATTATTCTTCTTCAGTATGCTGCTGAAATTTAGTTCGCTTGCTGCCTTCGTACATTTCGTATTTTACCAAACGCGCTTCTAAACTTCCATTGAAAAGTTTGATTTTGCGTGAAGGACGTAGTCCGACAAACTTCAAAGCTTCTAAATTACCGGTAATAAACCAGGCATTGGTATTCGGATAATTGTTCTTCAAAGTATCGCCTAATTCACGGTAAAAACGTTCCAATTCAATATCCAAACGTTCTCCATATGGCGGATTGAAAACCATATGCAATGGTCCGACCGTTTCTTTTTTGGTATCAAAGAAATTCGCCTGACTGATGGTGATGTATTCATCCAAATTGGCATTAAGAATATTGTCTTTCGCCTTTTGAACAGCACTTGGCGCTTTGTCGTAACCAATGATATTGTGGTGGAATTCTTTGGTGCGTTTCATCAACGCATCTATAATTTGATCAAACAAATCGTTGTCCCAATCGTTCCATTTCTCGAAAGCAAATTCTTTTCGGTTGATGTTCGCCGGGATATTACACGCTATCATTGCGGCTTCCGCCAAAATCGTTCCTGAACCACACATTGGATCCAAAAAATCAGAACTTCCGTCCCAACCTGATAATAACAACATTCCGGCTGCTAAAACCTCGTTTATCGGAGCGATATTCGTAGCCGTTCTGTAACCTCTGTGATGCAAAGAAGCGCCCGAAGTATCCAGCGCTACAGAACATTGGTCACGGTCGATATGGATATTGATTCTTAAATCCGGGAAATCTTTGTCCACACTTGGACGTTGACCTGTTTTATCCCGAAATTGATCTACAATAGCATCTTTGGCCTTTTGCGAAACAAACTGAGAGTGCTTAAAATTATCCGAGTGAATCGTAGTATCAATCACAAAAGTTTGGTTGGCGTTCATGTATTTACTCCAATCAATCCCTTGAATGCCTTTGTACAAATTCTGATCATTCGTAGCACGGAAATAGTAAATTGGTTTGAGAATTTTTAACGCAGTGCGCAACGACAAATTGGCTTTGTACATAAACCCTTTGTCGCCTTTAAAACTCACAGCACGCGTCCCGATTTCAACCTCTTGAGCGCCTAATTGTTGTAATTCTTTGACCAATATTTCTTCAAAACCAAAAAAGGTTTTGGCTACCATTTTAAAATTCTCCATAATTTATTCTTGTGTCACCCTGTCCCGAAGCTTCGGGAGTCGAAGGGTCAATATCTATTTCAATGACAATATCAATGCTCAATACAGTCATAAGTTCGGCAAAAATACACTAATTTTGCGGGTGAAGAATTCATTTGAAAAGAATAAATGTCAGATACTACAAATTGTAAATCCGAAAATTGGTACGCTTCCTGGTTTGATACACCTTATTACCACATTTTATACAAAGATCGAAACTACCGTGAAGCGCAAATCTTTATGGACAATCTTACCCATTATTTAAATTTACCCGAAAAAGCAAAAGTTCTTGATTTAGCTTGCGGTAAAGGCCGTCATTCCATTTATTTAAACCAATTGGGTTACGACGTAATTGGTGCCGATTTATCCGAAAACAGCATTACTGAAGCCAATAAAAATGCCAATGAAACTTTGCACT includes:
- a CDS encoding TlpA family protein disulfide reductase, with the protein product MKKLLAVFIFCYASFYANAQKGYEITIDLKNCNDTLAYLTFYRFDKTLIKDTCTTIKNGRIVFKGKDKLDKGIYSLVSQQKTILFDFFIDDETQKLELKSEMGANLNKDLTAVNSARENDFFKYLKFLGDQNRTFFEYKQKTVLATKNDSLALTKKQKALEQSIVDYEENFIAQHKGSYIADVINLKTEKELKNVPNASNSRPDSIAVYKYYKENFWRNVDFKDDAMMRNPFLFSKLKTYFDKVIITHPDSVSVEIDRMLLKTKPESLMYKLLLAHFTYTYETSKIMGFDKVFVHISDKYFKTGNANGIYDDADVVQRIIKRADKLKPLLVGAKAPDLSMIRAEDFPKFKAMGFEDAKNSDEMTKVFYKNVNEVNKMFVKLSEVKAEYTILVFWDVDCGHCQKEIPVLVKAYEELLQEKKDVKVYSVYTLHEGEKYLKYIADNKLPFINLYDGAHYNNAIEKYDVYSTPVIYVLDKNKVIKAKRIDAANVKTIIKAIETDPRL
- a CDS encoding transposase; translated protein: MKRFNNKYRIPSARLPNYDYSSNGDYFITICTAGKMQYFGKIEAENVTLSEMGLIVERLIPNIAVQFQDIRIVEYIIMPDHIHFIIKIQKAIISDDDVETRLIFTDYDDVETRLIFTGYDDVETRLIASLQPESIDKGGITGNNNPMFKNGIPKIIRWFKGRATFELRKINPEFAWQSRYYDRIIRNKNEYFAVIQYIKSNPEKWNRDL
- the rlmD gene encoding 23S rRNA (uracil(1939)-C(5))-methyltransferase RlmD; its protein translation is MGRKQTNKVIFENITVLDAGAKGVSIAKAPEGQIIFIPNVVPGDVVDVQTLKKRKAYFEGKAIKFHEYSTDRVEPVCQHFGSCGGCKWQNMNYDKQLFYKNQEVFNNLKRIGKIELPDFEPILGSEKQFFYRNKMEFGFSDTRWMTDAEIQSGVEFDNKNALGFHIPRMWDKILDIEKCHLQEDPSNAIRNEIKRFATENNLEFFNARSHEGLLRTLMIRTASTGEIMVLIQFYKEDKTQRELLMNHIHATFPQITSLQYVINGKANDTLYDQDIKLFKGRDYILEEMEGLHFSINAKSFYQTNSDQAYELYKITREFAGLTGNEVVYDLYTGTGTIAQFVSKQAKKVIGVEAVPEAIFDAKENAKRNSINNCEFYVGDMKNVFNDDFIAQHGQPDVIITDPPRDGMHKDVVEQILKIAPDKVVYVSCNSATQARDLALMDEKYKVTRVRPVDMFPQTHHVENVVLLERR
- a CDS encoding pentapeptide repeat-containing protein, translating into MRLTETRLSETRLSETRLSETRLSETRLTETR
- a CDS encoding NYN domain-containing protein, translating into MENTKFNIAVLIDGDNAQPKLIKEILEEVSKYGKATIRRIYGDWTQSQMNGWKEIINQYSISPVQKFAYTTGKNSTDSSMIIDAMDILHGKNIDGFCIVSSDSDYTGLAKRIREEGLFVMGIGQKKTPSAFVQSCEIFTFSENLAPPIEKQPKAKAKTNTKEASPKETIPQSKVNLSIIDKAFEISTNEEDEAYISHVGTNLRKIDPSFDSRTYGFRNLTKLFESIEKYQVVKNEVNGLNHPLVRLK
- a CDS encoding DUF6048 family protein; translated protein: MTSISKFTFSIALVLLSLTSNAQEKVTAKKDSIPPKMERYGLRLGVDLFKLTRSFYEKDYRGLEIVGDYRLTRKHYLAAEIGNEDKTVDDTQVNFTTKGTYIKVGFDYNSYQNWLDMENIISVGLRYGVSSFSQTLNSYEIYDPNNQYFGEPPTVFPNEEFKGLSAQWIEVVAGLKVEVVNNIFVGFSFRLNRMVTQKQPSNFENLYIPGFNRTYNGDFGVGFNYTVSYFIPLYKSTVKAKAKAEEKAKATDKKK
- a CDS encoding redox-active disulfide protein 2, which produces MKKEPELSTLTTEELEKRAKTTKMATNFLLGVLIVQFAAGAYLTIKQGFNVFVIIPIAFLPLVILNFTNLKKIKEEIAKRNG
- a CDS encoding DUF6452 family protein, which encodes MKKILALLLLAISFSGCEKDDICVDETTPRLIIEFYDDANPANLKNVTNLEVTEVGRTDSLKIFSGVSVIELPLKNTADMTKYSLVLNSTSTIPGLPNDDYLEFNYTRENVFVSRACGYKTIFKLNNSNGFIPTDSEALDSPWILNHSIQTSNIETENDVHIKIYF
- a CDS encoding class I SAM-dependent RNA methyltransferase encodes the protein MENFKMVAKTFFGFEEILVKELQQLGAQEVEIGTRAVSFKGDKGFMYKANLSLRTALKILKPIYYFRATNDQNLYKGIQGIDWSKYMNANQTFVIDTTIHSDNFKHSQFVSQKAKDAIVDQFRDKTGQRPSVDKDFPDLRINIHIDRDQCSVALDTSGASLHHRGYRTATNIAPINEVLAAGMLLLSGWDGSSDFLDPMCGSGTILAEAAMIACNIPANINRKEFAFEKWNDWDNDLFDQIIDALMKRTKEFHHNIIGYDKAPSAVQKAKDNILNANLDEYITISQANFFDTKKETVGPLHMVFNPPYGERLDIELERFYRELGDTLKNNYPNTNAWFITGNLEALKFVGLRPSRKIKLFNGSLEARLVKYEMYEGSKRTKFQQHTEEE